One genomic window of Bacillus mycoides includes the following:
- a CDS encoding aldo/keto reductase produces MKKRQLGNSDLYVTEIGFGCMSLGTSETEAMRIIDEAIDLGINFFDTADLYDYGLNEEFVGKALKGKRDQIVLTTKVGNRWTEEKNGWSWDPSKAYIKAEVKESLRRLQTDYIDLYQLHGGTTADAIDETIEAFEELKKEGIIRHYGISSIRPNVIREYAKRSNIVSVLMEYSLLNRRPEEWFPLLNEHQISVIARGPLAKGILTNNNASKIERVKEKDYLSYSYDELHTTLAGVKEIIGEKSLTGSAIQYCLHNKAVASVIPGASSIQQLQANVHAGEQTSLTKEEYTQLQQIVKFDTYTLHR; encoded by the coding sequence ATGAAAAAACGTCAATTAGGAAACTCAGATTTATATGTTACGGAAATCGGATTTGGCTGTATGTCTCTCGGTACATCTGAGACTGAAGCTATGCGTATTATCGATGAAGCAATCGATTTAGGAATTAACTTTTTTGATACAGCGGACTTATACGATTATGGATTAAATGAAGAATTTGTTGGAAAAGCTCTGAAAGGAAAACGTGACCAAATTGTTCTTACAACAAAGGTTGGGAATCGATGGACAGAAGAAAAAAACGGCTGGTCTTGGGATCCTTCTAAAGCTTATATAAAGGCCGAAGTAAAAGAGAGTTTACGTAGACTTCAAACAGATTATATTGATTTATATCAACTGCATGGCGGGACGACTGCAGATGCTATAGATGAAACAATTGAAGCCTTTGAAGAATTGAAAAAAGAAGGTATTATTCGTCATTATGGTATCTCTTCTATACGTCCAAATGTCATTCGTGAGTATGCAAAACGTTCAAATATCGTTAGTGTATTAATGGAATACAGCCTTTTAAATCGTCGTCCTGAAGAATGGTTCCCACTGCTTAATGAACATCAAATTAGTGTCATCGCACGCGGACCACTTGCGAAAGGCATTTTAACTAACAACAATGCAAGCAAGATAGAAAGAGTAAAGGAAAAAGATTACCTCTCCTATTCTTATGATGAATTACATACAACACTCGCGGGTGTAAAAGAAATTATAGGAGAAAAATCTTTAACTGGATCGGCCATTCAATACTGCTTACATAATAAAGCTGTTGCATCTGTTATACCTGGTGCAAGCTCTATTCAACAGTTGCAAGCAAATGTACATGCTGGGGAACAAACGTCGTTAACAAAAGAAGAATATACACAACTTCAGCAAATTGTTAAATTTGATACATATACATTACATCGTTAA
- a CDS encoding aldo/keto reductase translates to MHIPTTTLHNGVKMPMIGLGVYKAKEGNEVKQAVKTALEFGYRSIDTATVYENESGVGEAVRESGISREDLFITTKVWNDDQGYEETLEAFEKSLKKLQMDYVDLYLIHWPIRGKYVDTYRALEKLYEEGKVRAIGVSNFHKHHLELLLPNCKVKPMVNQVELHPMLAQFELRDFCQGEQIQMEAWSPLMRGGEVFQHPIIQAISKKYEKSPAQVILRWDIQSGIVTIPKSVTPSRIKENFTIFDFSLTEEEMDQINTLNRNLHVGTNPDKYDTL, encoded by the coding sequence GTGCATATTCCAACAACTACACTTCATAATGGTGTGAAAATGCCGATGATTGGTCTAGGCGTTTATAAAGCGAAAGAAGGCAACGAAGTTAAACAAGCAGTAAAAACAGCATTAGAATTTGGATACCGTTCGATTGATACAGCAACTGTATATGAAAATGAAAGCGGTGTCGGAGAAGCGGTTCGTGAATCTGGAATCTCGCGAGAAGACTTATTTATTACAACAAAAGTTTGGAACGACGATCAAGGGTACGAGGAGACGCTCGAGGCGTTTGAAAAAAGTTTAAAGAAATTACAAATGGACTATGTAGATTTATATTTAATCCATTGGCCGATAAGAGGGAAGTATGTTGATACGTACCGTGCTCTAGAAAAGCTATATGAAGAAGGTAAAGTGCGTGCCATTGGTGTTTCTAATTTTCATAAACATCATTTAGAACTGTTATTGCCAAATTGTAAAGTGAAGCCGATGGTAAACCAAGTTGAACTTCATCCAATGCTAGCGCAATTTGAATTGCGTGATTTCTGTCAAGGTGAGCAAATTCAAATGGAAGCATGGAGTCCTTTAATGAGAGGCGGCGAAGTATTCCAGCATCCAATTATTCAGGCTATTTCTAAAAAATATGAAAAGTCACCTGCACAAGTTATATTAAGGTGGGATATTCAAAGTGGGATTGTGACTATTCCTAAATCTGTTACGCCATCTCGTATTAAAGAGAACTTTACTATTTTTGATTTCTCATTAACTGAAGAAGAGATGGATCAAATTAATACGTTAAATCGTAATTTACATGTAGGAACGAATCCTGATAAATATGATACGTTATAA